The following proteins are encoded in a genomic region of Coregonus clupeaformis isolate EN_2021a chromosome 14, ASM2061545v1, whole genome shotgun sequence:
- the LOC121580939 gene encoding cadherin-10-like, whose amino-acid sequence MRTCLLTLLWAFLSLYVNAMSITRKTMLEMGEMGGEEDRDGAKGGKLLKRFKRGWMWNQFFLQEEYTGSDKQYIGKLQSDMDKGDGTLKYILTGDGAGDIFTIDENNGDLHANKRLDREEKAFYSLRATVVNKNTGLKLEPETEFIVKLHDINDNEPKFGKELYTASVPERSNKGTSVTQVTATDADDSMYGNSAKLRYSISQGHPYFSVDPSTGIIRTALGPGEMDREKREHYQVVIEAKDMAGQRGGLTGTTTVNITLTDVNDNPPRFSQSIYQLSVPESIITGTPVGRITAVDKDLGKNAEMYYNIVSGDGLDMFNIITDKDSQEGIITVLKPLDYEKTRSYTLEIQVQNTQTLDTRFLGYLPTKDMATVRIGIEDVDEPPLFERASYVIEVKEDAAMGTAVGSVRAMDPDGYNSPVRYSIDRRTDLDRLFNVHSGNGSIFIIRPLDREEAAWHNISVIATEFNKPLQTSRVPVYIRLLDVNDNAPTFASFYETFVCEKTKAGQKIQTVSAVDVDDPVGGHKFFFSLAMEGAYRGNFTVKDNGDNTAGVLTRRSSYSQLHKSVYLVPVVITDGDFPIQSSTETLTVRVCTCDREGNMELCNAEAQTSSAGLSTGALVAILLCVIILLMIIVLFAALKRQKKKEPLIISKEDVRDNVVSYNDEGGGEEDTQAFDIGALRNPEAIEESKQRRDIIPSDTLYPPIRRTAIPSRDNEDVRDFINQRVQDNDSNPTAPPYDSLATYAYEGTSSVAESLSSLGSASSEGDQDYNYLSDWGPRFRKLADMYGAEDSDRES is encoded by the exons CTCCAATCCGACATGGACAAGGGGGATGGAACCCTGAAGTACATTCTAACCGGGGACGGGGCTGGAGACATATTTACCATTGATGAAAACAATGGTGACCTCCATGCCAATAAGAGACTGGACAGAGAGGAGAAGGCCTTCTATTCCCTCCGAGCCACAGTAGTCAACAAGAACACAGGCCTGAAACTGGAGCCAGAGACAGAGTTCATCGTTAAACTTCACGATATCAATGACAATGAGCCTAAATTCGGCAAGGAACTTTACACTGCCAGTGTACCTGAGAGGTCCAATAAAG GTACTTCAGTCACCCAGGTAACAGCCACGGATGCAGATGACAGCATGTACGGGAACAGCGCTAAACTGCGATACAGCATCAGCCAGGGGCATCCATACTTCTCAGTGGACCCAAGCACag GCATCATCAGGACAGCCCTGGGGCCTGGAGAGATGGACCGGGAGAAGCGGGAGCACTACCAGGTGGTGATTGAGGCCAAGGACATGGCGGGCCAGAGGGGAGGCTTAACCGGGACCACCACGGTCAATATCACCCTGACCGACGTCAACGACAACCCCCCACGCTTCTCCCAGA GTATATATCAGCTCAGCGTTCCAGAGTCTATAATTACTGGAACCCCAGTTGGGAGAATCACAGCAGTGGATAAAGACCTTGGGAAGAATGCAGAGATGTACTACAACATTGTCAGCGGGGACGGCTTGGACATGTTCAACATCATCACGGACAAAGACTCACAGGAAGGCATCATTACTGTTCTAAAG CCGTTGGACTATGAAAAGACCCGATCCTACACACTGGAGATCCAGGTACAGAACACTCAGACCTTGGACACTCGCTTCCTTGGGTACCTACCCACCAAGGACATGGCCACAGTCAGGATCGGTATAGAGGATGTGGATGAACCTCCTCTGTTTGAGAGAGCCAGCTACGTGATCGAGGTGAAGGAGGACGCAGCCATGGGTACTGCGGTAGGGTCTGTCAGGGCTATGGACCCGGATGGATACAACAGTCCAGTCAG GTACTCCATTGATCGTCGTACTGATCTAGACAGGCTTTTCAACGTGCATTCTGGGAATGGGTCCATATTTATCATAAGACCTCTTGACCGAGAAGAAGCTGCCTGGCACAACATTTCTGTTATCGCAACAGAGTTCA ACAAACCTCTGCAGACCAGTCGGGTGCCTGTTTATATCCGTCTTCTAGATGTCAACGACAACGCACCCACGTTCGCCTCTTTCTACGAGACATTTGTTTGTGAAAAGACCAaggctggacag AAGATCCAGACGGTGAGTGCTGTGGATGTGGATGACCCGGTGGGTGGACACAAGTTCTTTTTCAGTCTGGCTATGGAGGGGGCTTACAGAGGCAACTTCACAGTCAAAGACAATGGAg ATAACACAGCTGGGGTCCTAACCCGGCGCTCCAGCTACAGCCAACTGCACAAGAGCGTCTACCTGGTTCCTGTGGTGATCACGGACGGGGACTTCCCCAttcagagcagcacggagacgcTGACGGTGCGCGTGTGCACCTGCGACCGCGAGGGCAACATGGAGCTGTGCAACGCCGAGGCCCAGACCAGCTCAGCTGGACTCAGCACCGGGGCCCTGGTGGCTATCCTGCTGTGTGTCATCATCCTCCTCA TGATCATAGTGCTGTTTGCTGCTCTAAAGAGACAGAAGAAGAAGGAGCCTCTGATCATCTCTAAAGAGGATGTGCGAGACAACGTGGTCAGCTACAATGAcgaggggggtggagaggaggacacCCAGGCTTTCGACATCGGGGCTCTGCGTAACCCCGAGGCCATCGAGGAGAGCAAGCAGAGGCGGGACATCATCCCTTCGGACACTCTGTACCCCCCTATCAGACGGACAGCCATCCCGTCGCGGGACAACGAAGACGTACGGGACTTCATAAACCAGCGGGTGCAGGATAACGACAGTAACCCCACTGCCCCCCCTTATGACTCTCTGGCCACATATGCCTATGAGGGAACCAGCTCAGTGGCAGAGTCTCTCAGCTCCCTGGGGTCAGCTTCCTCTGAAGGGGACCAGGACTACAACTACCTCAGTGACTGGGGGCCCCGCTTTAGGAAACTGGCTGACATGTATGGGGCTGAGGACAGCGACCGTGAATCCTAA